The following DNA comes from Kitasatospora sp. NBC_01287.
AGGCCGACGGCAGCTTCTCGGTGGTCGCGCTGGTCTGGCTGCCGGGCCAGCGCACCGCGATCCACGACCACGTCTCCTGGTGCGTGGCGGGCGTCCACCAGGGCGAGGAGAGCGAGCGCCGCTACCGGCTGGTGCCCGGGGGCAGCGCTGCCCAACTGGTCCCCACCGAGGACGTGGTGAACCCGCTCGGCTCGGTCTGCGGCTTCGCCCCGCCCGGCGACATCCACGAGGTGCGCAACTCCTGTACCGGCACCGCGATCTCGATCCACGTCTACGGCGCGAACGTGCTGCGCCTGGGCTCCAGCATCCGCCGGGTCTACGAGTGCTCGCAGGACGAGAGCGGCAGATGGCACTGACCCGCGTTCAGCACCGCCCGGCGGCCGCCTGGCTCGACCGGCGCCCGCTCCGCCCGCGCCCGCCCGCCGCCCTGCCGGGCCTGTCGATGGCGGCCACCGGCGTGCTGCTGGCGATCGGGGTGCACCGGGTGGTGCCCGCCGTGCCGATGCTGACCGCCTCGGTGCTGCTCGGCATCGGGGCCGCCCAACTCCCCGCCACCCGCCGACTGGCCCAGGGCGTGGCCAAGCCCGGACTGGCGCTGGCCGGCAAGCGCTTGATGCGGGTCGGCGTGGTGCTGCTCGGCCTCAAGCTCAGCGTCTCCGACGTGGCCGGGCTCGGCTGGGCCACCGTGGCGATGGTGCTCACCGTGGTCGCCGCCACCTTCGGCGGCACCTACTGGCTGGGCCGGCGGATGGGCCTGCCCGGTGACCAGCCGCTGCTGGTCGCCACCGGCTACTCGATCTGCGGCGCCTCGGCGATCGGCGCGGTCAGCCAGGTGGCCGGCAGTGAGGAGGAGGACATCGCCGGCTCGGTGGCGCTGGTCACCCTCTGCGGCACGCTGGCGATCGCCGTGCTGCCGTTGCTGCACGCCCCGCTCGGTCTGGACGGCGCGCAGTTCGGCCGCTGGGTCGGTGCCAGCGTCCACGACGTGGGTCAGGTGGTCGCCACCGCACAGACCGCCGGGCCGGTCGCGCTGCGTGAGGCGGTGCTGGTCAAGCTGATGCGGGTGGCGCTGCTGGCCCCGCTGGTCGCGGGGGTCGGGATCGCGGCCCGCCGCTCCCGGGGGCCGCGACCGGTCGGGGCCGCGCGGGTGCCGCTGCTGCCGCTCTTCGTGGCCGGGTTCCTGGCGATGATCGTGCTGCGCAGCACCGGCCTGCTCGGGGCCGGGGAGCTGAACGCCGCTGACCAGCTGCAGCAACTCGTGCTGGCGGCCGCGCTGTTCGGGCTCGGGGCGGCGGTGAACCTGCGCACCATGGTCCGCACCGGAGGCCGGCTGGCGCTGCTCGGGCTGGCTTCCTGGGTGGTGGTGGCGGGGGTGTCGTACGCGGGTGTGCTGCTGACCACCTGAGACCGGGGCCGACCGGTAGCGCGGCTGACGAGGCGTCGGGCATGGGGGAGGCCCGATCGGTCGGCGGGGTGTGGGGGACCCCGGGGTCGACCGATGGTGACGCCCCGTCAGCGGCTACCTGGGGCTAGGAGAACGGATCGGGCTTGGAAGCCGCTGAAGCAGAGCTTGAACCGCTGGTGGGAGCCGGGGCTGCGGCCGGGGCGGCGTTGGCGGGGGCGAAGGGGTCGAAGTCCGGTGGGGGGACGTTGACCGGAGTGCCCTTGCCGGGGGCCGGGACGGCCGCGGCCTCGGCGGCCGGTGCGGGGGCGGACGCGGGTTCGGTCTGGGGGGCGAAGGGGTCGAAGTCCGGCGGCGGGACGTTGACCGGGGTGCCCTTGCCGGGCGGTGCGGTGGCGGTCGCGGGGGGCGCGCTCGGTGGCGGGGCGGCGACGGGCGCGCTGGGGCGGGCCACCGTGCCGAAGGGGTCCGCGGGCTGATTCTTCATCACCGTGCCGAAGGGATCGAGCGGCTGCGGGACGGGCGCGGGCGCGGGTTCGGCGGCGGCCGGGGCTGGGACGGCGGCTGGTGCGGCGGCCGGTGCGGGGGCGGGCGCGGGTTCGGTCTGGGGGGCGAAGGGGTCGAAGTCCGGCGGTGGGACGTTGACCGGGGTGCCCTTCCTGGCGGCCGGGGGCGTCGCGGCAGCGTCGGCGGCGGCCGGTGCGGCGGCGGGCGCGGGGACGGGCTGCGCGGGCGGCGTGCTCGGCGGTGCCGGGGGCAACGGCGGCGGGGGTGGCACGGGGAGCGGCGCAGGCAGCGGCGCGACTACCGGCGCGGTGGCGGGCGGGGCCACCGGTGTCACCGCGACTTGTGCGGGTGCGGGTGCGGGTGCGGGTGCGGGTGCCGGGGGCATCGGCGCCGGCCGTGCCGCGGCGGCGGGTGCGGGCACCCCGTCCCAGCCGAGCTCGACGCTCCGCAGCAGCTCGGCGAAGACCGTCGCGTACAGCTCCCAGTCCTCGCCGTGCGCCGTCCCCAGCTGCACGCTCAGCAGCGAGGCGCCGTCCGGCAACGGCAGGAAGGCCTGCACCACCGAGGAGACCACCCAGCGCCGGTTGCCGTCCTCGGCGAGCGGGGCCGGCACCGCGCCGGTGCGCCCCTGCACCAGCACCACGGCCGGGCCGGAGGGCAGGATCACCGTCCACACCTCGGCCTGCGGGCGGGAGGTGGCCAGCTCGGCGGCGAGTTCGGCAATCGGGGTGCGGTCCTGGTGCAGCGCGACGACCAGCGAGGCGTTGCTCGGCCGCCCGTCCACCCGTACCGCTGCCACGGCGGCGAACCGCACGCCGGCCGCCGTACTGTCGTCCAGCAGCGCCGCGTTGAGCAGGGCCCAGTCCCGGCGGGCGGTGGGGCCGGCGGCGGCGAACAGCTCCTCCGACACCTCGCCCAGCTGCTCGGCCCAGGCCTCGTCGGCGCCGCGCACCGTCAGCGCGTGGAAGGCCGCGGGGACGGTGAAGCGGACCTCCACCCCGCTGCCGGTGGGCAGTTCGGCCGGGCCCAGGGTCTGGCGCCCGGCGGCGAGTTCGGCCAGCGGTGCGGCGAAGGCCGGGCGCAGCCGGGCGGCCGAGGGCTCCGCGCTGACCGGCAGCTGGAAGGCGGCCGCGCTCGGGGCCTGG
Coding sequences within:
- a CDS encoding cysteine dioxygenase family protein translates to MTLTTTARTEGARITPLAAALIAQVRAVVARGLPPELTAHLIAEALRDHLGDPALLTPEQCEGDPDHYRQHVLHAEADGSFSVVALVWLPGQRTAIHDHVSWCVAGVHQGEESERRYRLVPGGSAAQLVPTEDVVNPLGSVCGFAPPGDIHEVRNSCTGTAISIHVYGANVLRLGSSIRRVYECSQDESGRWH
- a CDS encoding YeiH family protein is translated as MALTRVQHRPAAAWLDRRPLRPRPPAALPGLSMAATGVLLAIGVHRVVPAVPMLTASVLLGIGAAQLPATRRLAQGVAKPGLALAGKRLMRVGVVLLGLKLSVSDVAGLGWATVAMVLTVVAATFGGTYWLGRRMGLPGDQPLLVATGYSICGASAIGAVSQVAGSEEEDIAGSVALVTLCGTLAIAVLPLLHAPLGLDGAQFGRWVGASVHDVGQVVATAQTAGPVALREAVLVKLMRVALLAPLVAGVGIAARRSRGPRPVGAARVPLLPLFVAGFLAMIVLRSTGLLGAGELNAADQLQQLVLAAALFGLGAAVNLRTMVRTGGRLALLGLASWVVVAGVSYAGVLLTT